The Natronobacterium texcoconense genome includes the window CCTTCCTGAGATGCGTTGTCGTCTGTCATGTCGCGTCGTCTGCGATTCTGATGAGCTCGTTGAGCTTTGCGGTTCGCTCGCCGCCGACGGCACCCGTCTTGATGAAGGGTGCGTCGGTCGCGACGGCGAGGTGTGCGATAGTCGTGTCCTCGGTCTCGCCCGAACGGTGGGAGACGACCGAGTCGTAGCCGTTTGCGGTCGCGAGTTCGATCGCGTCGAAGGCGTCGGTTAGCGTCCCGATCTGGTTTGGCTTGATCAGGATGCTGTTTGCCGCGCCCTGGTCGATCCCCTCGTGGAGCCGATCCGTGTTCGTGACGAACAGGTCGTCGCCACAGATCAGCGTCTCGTCGCCGACCTCGTCGGTGAGTTCGGCGAACGCGTCGTAGTCGTCCTCGTCGAGCGGATCCTCGACGTAGACCAGATCGTACTCGTCGACGAGTTCGGCGATGTAGGCGATCTGTTCGTCCGTGTCGCGGCTCTCGTCGCTGTACTCGTAGGTCTCCGAGTCGGAATCGTACAGCTCCGCGCCGGCGACGTCGAGTCCGAGTCCGATCTCGAATCCAACGTCGTCTTCGACCAGCGAGACCGCTTCGTCGACGATCTCGAACGCTTCCGCGTCGTCGATCGACGGCGCCCACGCGCCTTCATCGCCCTTACCGCAGGCGATTCCGCGTTCCTCGAGGAGGTCCGCGACGGCCTCGTGGACGGCGGCGTTGGCGAAGACTGCGTCTTCGACGCTCGGTGCGCCGACCGGCGCAGCCAGAAACTCCTGGATGTCGGTCGCGTCGGCGGCGTGTTCGCCGCCACCGACGACGTTGCCGAGCGGGACCGGGAAGTTCTGGCCGCGGAAGGTGCCACCGAGGTGCTGGAACAGCGGCGCGCCGAGCACGTCGGCACCGGCTTTCGCGGCGGCCATCGAGATCGCGACCGCGCTGTTGGCACCGATCTCCGAGAAGTCGTCGGTCCCATCGGCCGCGTGCAGGATGGCGTCGACTTCGCGCTGGTTACCGGCGTACGCCTCGCCGACGAGACGCGGGACTGCGTGTTCGCGGGCCGCTGCAATCGCTTCGGACGGTGGCCGTTCGACGGCCTCGTACTCGCCCGTACTGGCACCGCTCGGTGCTGCCGCACGGCCGAAGCCACCGCTCTCGGTGAGTACGTCGGCCTCGACCGTCGGGTTGCCACGCGAGTCGAGCGTTCGGCGGAGCCGAACGTCGGTAATCAGCGTCATTTTCGATCCTTCCCTCGCTTGACCGTAAAGGGCAACACGCCAGCGTCGTACTCTTCGGCAGCGATCAGGATCGGTTCGGCCTGATCCGTCTCGATCAACACCGGTGCCCCGTACGATACCTGCAGCGCTCGCGCGCCGAGGATGCGGGCTTTCTCGTATCGGTTGTGACGTTGCTGTTGCATGTTACTGGTACGGAGAGACGACGTCGACGAGGTCGGTGTGACTCACGAGCATGCGCCGACAGCAGTAGCGGTCGACGCCGAGGTCGTCGAGCACTTCCTGGGGATCTTCGTCGCCTTCGTTCGCCCGCTCGTCGAACTCCTCCCAGTGCTCGCCGACGACGCTGCCACAGGTGAAACACCGAACCGGTACCATCATGAGTTGATCACCTTAACGGTAGGACTTCTGGTAGCGAGCCCGAGCGCCCGGGCCGCCCCACTTCTTTGGTTCGGACTGACGAACGTCGTTGACCAGCAGCGACCGGTCGAACTCCATGAACGCATCGCGGAGTTCGGCGTCGTTCGTGTGCTGGACGATACCGCGAGCGATGGCGGTACGGACGGCGTCTGCCTGTCCGCTAATTCCGCCACCCTCGACGTCGACGTCGATGTCCATCTCGCTGCGCAGCTCCTCGCCCACGATGCGGAACGGCTCGAGCATCTTGAGCCGCGACATCTCGGGCTCGACGAGCTCGACGGGCTTGGAGTTAACTCGTACGCGGCCCTCTCCCTCGCGCACGGTGGCGCGAGCGACGGCCGTCTTTTTCTTGCCACTCGTGTTGGTTACCATGTGACGTTAGCACCCAGTTGGTCGGAGACTTCGCCCAGTTGGACGAAGCGAATGTTCGAAAGCCGATCCAGCGACGTATCCTCGAGGACTTCCGCCTCCTGTTCGTCCTCGTAGGGGTTGCCGACGTAGACGCGGACGTTCTCGAGTGCTTCGCGACCGCGGGGCTTCTTGTACGGAAGCATGCCACGGACGGAGCGCTTGAAGATCGTATCCGGTCGCTTCGGGTAGTACGGCCCGCTGTCGGAACCGAGCTGGAGACGCTTCCGGTACGTCTGGAAGACGTCTTCCTTGCTACCGGTGATGACTGCGTCTTCGGCGTTGACGATGGCGACGCGCTCGCCGTCGAGCGCACGCTGTGCGACCTGGCTCGCGACGCGACCGAGAATACAGTCTCGGGCGTCGACGACGACGTCTGCGTCGAACTCTGCGATACTCATCGAATCACCCGTACGTCGGATCCATCGGGGTTCTCTTCGAGCACCTGCTCGAGCGGTACTGGGTCACCGACCTGGTCGATCTTCGTCTCTGCGGACGAAGAGAAATCGACTGCAGCGACGGTGACGTTCTTCTGTAGTGCGCCGGATCCCAGCACCTTGCCGGGAACGACGACGGTCTCTTCTTCGCGTGCGTATCGCTCGATCTGTCCCAGGTTCACCTCAGCGTGAGTGCGCCGGGGCTTCTCGAGACGATCCGCAACGTCTCGCCAGACGTCGGCGTCCGTCTCGCGGGACGTCGACTTCAGGTCGGCGATGAGATCGTTAAGTCTCGGGTTAGTCTTGCTACTCATTGGTTGCCTCCAAATCTGCAATCGACCGGCGACGGAGCGTCACCGGTCGTGGTCGTTGTACTGACCGTGGAATCAATTCGAGAGAAGTGATGCAGGGAGCAGGATTTGAACCTGCGGACTCCTACGAGACAGCGCCCTGAACGCTGCGCCGTTGGCCAGACTTGGCTATCCCTGCTTGCACTTCTGTCTACCCGCCGCCCCTTCAAACCCCTTTCGATTCCATCGGACGAAACCGAGCCGCGAGACGCGAACGCGTCAGCCTCGTAGCACACGGCACTGACGGCTCTCCGTGCGTCCTCGCGCTCGATTTCGTCGGATTCGGGTCGGGGGCGTGGGTTCATACTAGTCTATAGCTGTACTGCTTCTTCGAGTTCGGTCGCGCGCGTCTCGATCGTGTCCGCGGCACGCGTGACCAGCTCTTCGACGGGGAACGAGCCGTCCGTCTCCACGCGGAAGACGAAGGCGTTCGGGACGTCCTCGACCTCGACCTCTTTACCGGGATATCGGTTCGAGAGGTCGTGATCGAACTCGCTCGTCGGAACGAGCTCTCCGTCGTCCTCGATTACGCCACGGACGATCCGGCTTTCTTCCTCCTCGAACTCCGGTACGTCGCCTTTCACCTCCACGCGCTGGAGGTGTCGGTAGCCGACGGCCACACCGCCCTGGTGTTTGGCGTGTTCCTTGCCGCGATCGAGCATTGCCTCGGCTTCGGCTTCCAGGCGCTGGCCGTCCTTGAGTTCGATGATCGGGACGTTCTCGTCCGCTGGCTCGACGAGCTCGTCGCTCGTCTCGAGATCGCCGGAGTAGGCGGTGGCTGGTCCTTCGACGTCGATCGAGAGCGTGACGGTGTCGTCCTCGCCGAACTCGCCTTCCGGTGGGGTCGTCAGCGGGACGAGCCCCAGTCGAAGTGCGAGTTGTTCGTCGAACATGACCGACGAGTTCTCGATGAACCGAACGGTATCGATCGCCATCGTGGGCACGTCGGCGAGCATCGCGCGACGAATCCCGTTGGCGAACGCGGGCGTAACGCCGCGAACGAGAAACCGCGCGTCTCGGTCGTCGCGTTCGACGAACTCGACGTCGTACTCCTCAGTCATGGTCTAGTAGCCGCCCTTGCCTTTGGGAGCGCGCGATCCGTCGTGTGGGATCGGCGTGACGTCCTCGATTCG containing:
- the eno gene encoding phosphopyruvate hydratase, with the translated sequence MTLITDVRLRRTLDSRGNPTVEADVLTESGGFGRAAAPSGASTGEYEAVERPPSEAIAAAREHAVPRLVGEAYAGNQREVDAILHAADGTDDFSEIGANSAVAISMAAAKAGADVLGAPLFQHLGGTFRGQNFPVPLGNVVGGGEHAADATDIQEFLAAPVGAPSVEDAVFANAAVHEAVADLLEERGIACGKGDEGAWAPSIDDAEAFEIVDEAVSLVEDDVGFEIGLGLDVAGAELYDSDSETYEYSDESRDTDEQIAYIAELVDEYDLVYVEDPLDEDDYDAFAELTDEVGDETLICGDDLFVTNTDRLHEGIDQGAANSILIKPNQIGTLTDAFDAIELATANGYDSVVSHRSGETEDTTIAHLAVATDAPFIKTGAVGGERTAKLNELIRIADDAT
- a CDS encoding DNA-directed RNA polymerase subunit K, which produces MQQQRHNRYEKARILGARALQVSYGAPVLIETDQAEPILIAAEEYDAGVLPFTVKRGKDRK
- a CDS encoding DNA-directed RNA polymerase subunit N, producing the protein MMVPVRCFTCGSVVGEHWEEFDERANEGDEDPQEVLDDLGVDRYCCRRMLVSHTDLVDVVSPYQ
- a CDS encoding 30S ribosomal protein S9, with protein sequence MVTNTSGKKKTAVARATVREGEGRVRVNSKPVELVEPEMSRLKMLEPFRIVGEELRSEMDIDVDVEGGGISGQADAVRTAIARGIVQHTNDAELRDAFMEFDRSLLVNDVRQSEPKKWGGPGARARYQKSYR
- a CDS encoding 50S ribosomal protein L13, which gives rise to MSIAEFDADVVVDARDCILGRVASQVAQRALDGERVAIVNAEDAVITGSKEDVFQTYRKRLQLGSDSGPYYPKRPDTIFKRSVRGMLPYKKPRGREALENVRVYVGNPYEDEQEAEVLEDTSLDRLSNIRFVQLGEVSDQLGANVTW
- a CDS encoding 50S ribosomal protein L18e is translated as MSSKTNPRLNDLIADLKSTSRETDADVWRDVADRLEKPRRTHAEVNLGQIERYAREEETVVVPGKVLGSGALQKNVTVAAVDFSSSAETKIDQVGDPVPLEQVLEENPDGSDVRVIR
- a CDS encoding DNA-directed RNA polymerase subunit D, producing the protein MTEEYDVEFVERDDRDARFLVRGVTPAFANGIRRAMLADVPTMAIDTVRFIENSSVMFDEQLALRLGLVPLTTPPEGEFGEDDTVTLSIDVEGPATAYSGDLETSDELVEPADENVPIIELKDGQRLEAEAEAMLDRGKEHAKHQGGVAVGYRHLQRVEVKGDVPEFEEEESRIVRGVIEDDGELVPTSEFDHDLSNRYPGKEVEVEDVPNAFVFRVETDGSFPVEELVTRAADTIETRATELEEAVQL